A single Candidatus Thalassolituus haligoni DNA region contains:
- a CDS encoding PaaI family thioesterase, whose amino-acid sequence MGNNETPEPISDLERCERATRFISVLRHCQVLGISLVSADADGLVMKLPYAPELIGNPVTGALHGGSLTTLMDTACGTAVVNALPGFELCPTLDLRVDYMRSARSGQNLLAYASIQRVTSTVVFADCRVIQENDGELIAKCCATFMRLTHLQPASTLASGVRGGSL is encoded by the coding sequence ATGGGCAACAATGAAACTCCCGAGCCAATTTCCGATCTCGAACGCTGTGAACGTGCGACACGTTTTATCTCGGTGCTGCGGCATTGCCAGGTATTGGGGATCTCGCTGGTCTCCGCAGATGCGGATGGCCTGGTGATGAAGTTGCCGTATGCGCCGGAGCTGATTGGTAACCCGGTCACGGGTGCCTTGCATGGCGGCAGTCTGACCACTCTGATGGATACCGCGTGCGGCACGGCGGTGGTAAACGCCTTACCCGGCTTTGAGTTGTGTCCCACGCTGGATTTACGGGTCGACTACATGCGCTCTGCCCGTAGCGGTCAGAATCTGTTGGCTTATGCCAGTATTCAGCGGGTTACGTCTACCGTCGTGTTTGCTGATTGCCGGGTAATACAGGAAAACGACGGTGAATTAATTGCCAAATGTTGCGCTACTTTTATGCGCCTGACGCATCTGCAGCCCGCCAGTACCTTGGCCAGTGGAGTTCGTGGAGGTAGCCTGTGA
- a CDS encoding PaaI family thioesterase yields MTALSVLQFADVVQRARIQGDYQALMSSIPYAGVIGAEVSLQEGELLFRLPQNPDNIGNPLLPAIHGGVIGGFMELAASIQVLVRSEPMGLPKMIDFSLDYLRAGRDQDTFVDCQIWRQGARVANVAITAWQNDRQQPIATARAHFLLSSSFGNEGLSAQ; encoded by the coding sequence GTGACGGCCTTGTCTGTTTTACAGTTTGCCGATGTTGTCCAGCGTGCCCGGATACAGGGTGACTATCAGGCCTTGATGTCCAGCATTCCTTATGCCGGTGTTATTGGTGCCGAAGTGAGTCTGCAAGAGGGGGAATTATTGTTCCGACTGCCGCAAAATCCGGACAATATCGGTAACCCGTTATTACCTGCGATCCATGGCGGCGTCATCGGTGGTTTTATGGAACTGGCGGCCTCGATTCAGGTGCTGGTTCGGTCAGAACCGATGGGATTACCCAAAATGATCGACTTCTCGCTGGATTATCTGCGCGCCGGACGTGATCAGGATACCTTTGTGGATTGCCAGATCTGGCGTCAGGGTGCCCGTGTCGCCAATGTCGCTATCACCGCCTGGCAGAATGACCGTCAACAGCCGATTGCCACTGCCCGTGCGCATTTTCTGCTCAGTTCGTCTTTTGGCAATGAAGGCTTGTCGGCGCAATAA
- the thiC gene encoding phosphomethylpyrimidine synthase ThiC, whose protein sequence is MASANNNSTDIASSTGSPLTQAQLDRLSYPASSKVYITGSRADIKVGVREIELTPTQLTNGETEHNPPVRVYDMSGPYSDPAFTLDLTHGLPALRQGWIEERADSQALHQPSSHFSQTREVDLRYEPWRMKVERKPRCALPGKNITQLHYARMGIITPEMEYIAIRENLGLTEPSLEEAVRQQHPGHSWGASIPAAITPEFVRSEVARGRAVIPNNINHPESEPMIIGRNFRTKVNANIGNSAITSSIADEVEKLVWATHWGADTIMDLSTGQNIHETREWILRNSPVPVGTVPLYQALEKCGGVAEDLTWELFRDTLIEQAEQGVDYFTIHAGVRLAHIPLTAKRVTGIVSRGGSIMAKWCLAHHQESFLYSHFEDICEIMKAYDVCFSLGDGLRPGSIADANDAAQFAELRTLGELTQIAWKHDVQTFIEGPGHVPMHMIKENMDEQLKHCQEAPFYTLGPLTTDIAPGYDHITSGIGAAMIGWYGCAMLCYVTPKEHLGLPNKEDVKQGMMAYRIAAHAADLAKGHPGAQLHDNAMSKARFEFRWQDQFNLALDPETARAYHDETMPKEGHKVAHFCSMCGPKFCSMKISQEVRDAAAADEAQQAMAEKAREFRQQGSEIYHPASKGEALDNA, encoded by the coding sequence ATGGCTTCCGCCAATAATAATTCGACTGACATCGCATCCAGCACGGGGTCACCACTGACTCAGGCCCAGCTTGATCGTTTGAGTTACCCCGCATCCAGCAAGGTCTATATCACCGGTTCCCGCGCAGATATTAAGGTGGGGGTTCGTGAAATCGAACTGACGCCAACCCAGTTGACCAATGGTGAAACCGAGCATAATCCGCCGGTGCGGGTATACGACATGTCCGGCCCTTACAGCGACCCGGCGTTTACTCTCGATCTTACCCATGGCCTGCCTGCGTTGCGTCAAGGCTGGATCGAAGAGCGTGCAGATAGCCAAGCACTGCACCAGCCCAGTTCCCATTTCAGCCAGACCCGCGAAGTTGATTTACGTTATGAACCATGGCGGATGAAGGTTGAGCGCAAGCCACGTTGTGCCCTGCCAGGAAAAAACATCACTCAGCTGCATTATGCCCGTATGGGCATTATTACTCCGGAAATGGAATATATCGCCATTCGTGAAAATCTGGGGCTGACTGAGCCGTCGTTAGAAGAGGCGGTGCGGCAGCAACATCCGGGGCACAGTTGGGGAGCCAGTATTCCTGCTGCCATTACCCCGGAGTTTGTGCGTTCTGAAGTGGCCCGTGGTCGCGCCGTGATCCCGAATAATATCAATCATCCAGAAAGTGAACCGATGATTATCGGGCGCAATTTCCGCACCAAGGTAAACGCCAATATTGGCAACTCGGCCATCACCTCCTCGATTGCCGACGAAGTAGAAAAACTGGTCTGGGCAACCCACTGGGGAGCCGACACCATTATGGATTTGTCGACCGGGCAAAATATTCATGAAACCCGCGAGTGGATTTTACGCAACTCGCCGGTGCCGGTCGGAACGGTGCCGTTATATCAGGCGTTAGAGAAGTGTGGCGGCGTGGCTGAAGACCTGACCTGGGAGTTGTTCCGCGACACGTTGATCGAACAAGCCGAGCAGGGCGTGGACTATTTCACCATTCATGCCGGGGTGCGACTGGCGCATATTCCGCTGACCGCCAAACGGGTGACGGGGATCGTCAGCCGGGGCGGCTCCATTATGGCGAAATGGTGCCTGGCGCATCACCAGGAAAGTTTCCTCTACAGTCATTTCGAAGACATCTGCGAGATCATGAAAGCCTACGATGTCTGCTTTTCTCTGGGGGATGGTTTACGTCCCGGCTCAATCGCCGACGCTAACGATGCCGCCCAGTTTGCCGAATTACGGACTCTGGGTGAGTTGACTCAAATTGCCTGGAAGCACGACGTCCAGACTTTTATTGAGGGGCCGGGTCATGTGCCGATGCATATGATCAAAGAGAACATGGACGAGCAGTTGAAGCACTGTCAGGAAGCGCCGTTTTATACCCTGGGGCCACTGACCACCGATATTGCACCGGGTTACGACCATATAACCTCCGGTATTGGTGCTGCCATGATTGGCTGGTATGGCTGCGCCATGCTGTGTTACGTCACGCCAAAAGAGCATCTTGGCTTACCCAACAAGGAGGATGTCAAACAGGGAATGATGGCCTATCGCATTGCCGCCCATGCGGCAGATCTGGCCAAGGGTCATCCCGGTGCTCAGCTCCATGACAATGCGATGTCCAAAGCGCGGTTTGAATTTCGTTGGCAGGATCAGTTTAACCTGGCGCTGGATCCGGAAACCGCCCGCGCTTATCACGATGAGACAATGCCAAAAGAAGGCCATAAAGTGGCGCATTTTTGCTCCATGTGTGGCCCAAAATTCTGCTCCATGAAAATCTCCCAGGAAGTACGGGACGCCGCCGCAGCCGATGAGGCGCAGCAGGCGATGGCAGAAAAAGCCAGGGAGTTCCGTCAGCAGGGCAGCGAAATCTACCACCCGGCAAGCAAGGGGGAGGCGTTGGACAATGCATAA
- a CDS encoding FAD-dependent oxidoreductase, with amino-acid sequence MHNGARAGLLASLTSSDEICIAGAGLMGSLIGWRLARQGYRVCLFEADAVESSSAMTSHTTAVHSAAAYTAAAMVAPFSELPLCSPAVFRMGKQSLALWPKLLQDLAADTGARIDFRADGTLMVAHPADNGLLDEMERCFTRHNIGVKQGIVWQNRQQIAALEPLLAEQFQRGIWLKPEGHLENRRLLALLHQAIVAMGGQIRANSPVSYDASDPVCGWRVNQQRHPATLWIDCCGVGARPWRPQLRGVRGEVIWIEAPDVVIQRPVRLLHPKYHLYLVPREQGRYILGATEIETQDRSPVSVRSALEMLSALYALSPALAEARVLELSTNLRPALSHHEPEITATAGNLAINGLYRHGFLLSPALLGSLQQEYQLPLGLALPSQSDAGHVAWTTAHPEVC; translated from the coding sequence ATGCATAATGGGGCCAGGGCAGGTTTGCTGGCGTCACTGACCTCCAGCGACGAAATATGTATTGCCGGTGCCGGGTTGATGGGTAGCCTGATTGGCTGGCGGCTGGCCCGTCAGGGCTATCGTGTTTGTCTGTTTGAGGCCGACGCTGTTGAGTCGTCGTCAGCAATGACGTCTCATACGACGGCGGTTCATTCTGCAGCGGCTTATACGGCAGCGGCGATGGTCGCACCGTTCAGCGAATTGCCGCTGTGCAGCCCGGCTGTCTTTCGTATGGGCAAGCAGTCGTTAGCATTGTGGCCAAAGCTGCTGCAGGATCTGGCGGCTGATACCGGGGCAAGGATAGACTTTCGTGCTGATGGCACGCTGATGGTCGCGCACCCAGCGGATAACGGGTTGCTGGACGAAATGGAACGGTGTTTTACGCGCCATAATATCGGCGTAAAACAGGGTATTGTCTGGCAAAATCGTCAGCAAATAGCCGCACTGGAGCCCTTGTTGGCGGAGCAATTTCAGCGTGGTATCTGGCTGAAGCCGGAAGGGCATCTGGAAAATCGGCGACTGTTGGCTTTGTTGCACCAGGCCATTGTCGCTATGGGTGGGCAAATTCGCGCTAACAGCCCGGTGAGTTACGATGCCTCTGACCCTGTGTGTGGCTGGAGAGTTAACCAGCAACGCCACCCTGCGACCTTGTGGATTGACTGTTGTGGTGTCGGTGCCCGTCCCTGGCGTCCGCAGTTGCGTGGCGTCAGAGGCGAAGTGATCTGGATTGAAGCGCCGGACGTGGTTATTCAGCGGCCAGTGCGGTTGCTGCATCCCAAATATCACCTGTATCTGGTGCCTCGGGAGCAGGGCCGCTACATCCTTGGCGCCACCGAAATAGAAACACAAGATCGCTCACCGGTCAGTGTCCGTTCCGCACTGGAAATGCTCAGTGCCTTATATGCCTTGTCACCGGCGCTGGCGGAAGCGCGGGTTCTGGAACTGTCGACCAATCTGCGTCCGGCATTGAGTCACCATGAACCTGAAATTACCGCTACCGCAGGGAATCTGGCCATTAACGGCCTGTATCGCCATGGTTTTCTGTTGTCCCCGGCGTTGCTGGGCAGCTTGCAGCAAGAGTATCAATTACCGCTGGGTCTGGCGCTGCCATCGCAATCTGATGCTGGGCATGTGGCCTGGACGACAGCTCACCCGGAGGTCTGCTGA
- a CDS encoding MoaD/ThiS family protein has protein sequence MQVCLNGDWLEVAVSRLDELLRQQGFGPAADGNFVVAVEQCLIQPAQYHELELADGMRIDVLGAMTGG, from the coding sequence ATGCAAGTGTGTCTGAACGGTGACTGGCTTGAGGTGGCGGTATCACGACTGGACGAGCTGTTGCGGCAGCAGGGATTTGGCCCTGCGGCTGACGGCAATTTTGTGGTCGCGGTTGAACAGTGCTTGATCCAGCCAGCTCAATATCATGAGCTGGAACTGGCCGATGGCATGCGTATTGATGTGTTGGGCGCAATGACAGGAGGTTGA
- a CDS encoding thiazole synthase, with translation MTARTEAEGQTVALAGENIAGRLWLGSSLYPSPDVMAQAIRSASPGFVTVALRRQTARNIEDNGHWALLQEAVATTKARLLPNTAGCFSAKEAILMANLARELFATSWIKLEVMGDDYSLQPDPFELLDAARELVSQGFKVLPYCTEDLVLCQRLLDAGCVGVMPWGAPIGSGCGLQNLEGLKRLRQRLPQAFMVIDAGLGKPSQAMQAMELGFDAVLLNTAVAKAEQPVAMAAAFAAAVQGGRMAYDAGLMAERPQASPSTPPVGLPFWHQPEPAVPHTTLSREVNES, from the coding sequence ATGACAGCGCGAACAGAAGCAGAAGGACAAACAGTGGCATTGGCCGGGGAAAATATTGCCGGGCGATTGTGGTTGGGCAGCTCCCTGTATCCGTCTCCAGATGTAATGGCACAGGCGATCAGGTCTGCCAGTCCCGGTTTTGTGACCGTGGCTTTACGCCGCCAGACGGCACGCAATATTGAAGACAATGGCCACTGGGCGTTGCTACAGGAGGCGGTAGCGACAACCAAAGCACGTTTGCTACCGAACACCGCCGGGTGTTTTTCCGCCAAGGAAGCCATTTTGATGGCCAATTTGGCCCGTGAGTTATTTGCGACCTCATGGATCAAGCTGGAAGTGATGGGCGATGACTACAGCCTCCAGCCGGATCCGTTTGAGTTGCTGGACGCGGCGCGGGAACTGGTGAGTCAGGGTTTTAAGGTCTTGCCCTATTGCACCGAGGATCTGGTGTTGTGTCAGCGTTTGCTGGACGCCGGTTGTGTCGGCGTCATGCCCTGGGGAGCACCGATTGGCAGTGGCTGTGGTTTGCAAAACCTGGAAGGTCTGAAACGCTTGCGCCAGCGCTTGCCACAAGCATTCATGGTGATTGATGCCGGGCTGGGCAAACCCTCCCAGGCAATGCAGGCGATGGAGCTGGGGTTTGATGCGGTGTTGCTGAATACCGCTGTCGCCAAGGCGGAGCAACCCGTCGCCATGGCCGCTGCCTTTGCTGCAGCGGTGCAGGGTGGGCGTATGGCCTATGACGCCGGTTTGATGGCAGAACGGCCACAGGCCAGCCCGTCAACACCACCGGTTGGTCTGCCGTTTTGGCACCAGCCAGAGCCTGCCGTGCCGCACACTACGTTATCCAGGGAGGTAAACGAGTCATGA